One window from the genome of Sporichthyaceae bacterium encodes:
- a CDS encoding HNH endonuclease signature motif containing protein: MKARDQHCVHPGCRATRTEHDHTIAHTGGGPTLTKNLALRCPKHHRLKHLPGWSATQDPDGTLTLTTPSGRTYRTRPPDPPRPRRH, from the coding sequence GTGAAAGCCCGTGACCAGCATTGCGTGCACCCCGGTTGCCGGGCCACCCGCACCGAGCACGACCACACCATCGCCCACACCGGCGGCGGCCCGACCCTGACCAAGAACCTCGCACTGCGCTGCCCGAAACACCACCGTCTCAAGCACCTGCCCGGCTGGTCAGCCACCCAGGACCCCGACGGCACCCTGACCCTGACCACACCGTCCGGACGTACCTACCGAACCCGGCCCCCCGACCCCCCCCGACCCCGACGGCATTGA
- a CDS encoding DUF222 domain-containing protein, which yields GLTPANLRRATRRAVARVDADAVAKRRAKAIAQRSVKMWEIGDGMSGLEAILPTPVAEAAWAVIDATAHQAMVPRG from the coding sequence AGGGGCTGACCCCGGCCAACCTGCGCCGGGCCACCCGCCGCGCCGTGGCCCGCGTCGACGCGGACGCTGTTGCCAAGCGCCGTGCCAAGGCCATCGCGCAACGCTCGGTGAAGATGTGGGAGATCGGGGACGGCATGTCCGGCCTGGAGGCCATCCTGCCCACCCCGGTCGCCGAGGCCGCGTGGGCGGTCATCGACGCCACCGCGCACCAGGCGATGGTCCCCAGGGGATGA